A genomic window from Chromatiales bacterium 21-64-14 includes:
- a CDS encoding glycosyl transferase family 2 — translation MTEVAYSASGGTPQVSPSHVVIIPSYNPGAKVFETVRAARARWAPVWVVVDGSTDGTAEGLRALGAADPNLRVFVLPENRGKGAAVLYGLDLASKAGYTHALTMDSDGQHPAERIPAFMEASTQCPRAMVLGVPVFCPSAPQLRVQGRKVSNAWANLETLWIGIDDSLCGFRVYPIAPLRHVMCRQRWMRRFDFDAEAAVRLSWLGVPAINLPVLLRYLRADEGGVSHFNYVRDNMLLTWMHARLFLEFVFRLPVLLMRRVRRTSRLNSDEM, via the coding sequence ATGACTGAAGTCGCGTATAGCGCCAGCGGCGGAACGCCGCAGGTGTCGCCGAGCCACGTCGTTATCATCCCCAGCTACAACCCGGGCGCAAAGGTGTTCGAGACCGTGCGCGCCGCGCGCGCCCGCTGGGCCCCGGTGTGGGTCGTCGTAGACGGCAGTACGGATGGCACTGCTGAAGGCTTGCGTGCTCTAGGCGCCGCCGACCCGAACTTACGGGTGTTCGTGTTGCCGGAAAATCGCGGAAAAGGCGCTGCCGTACTGTACGGGCTGGACCTCGCCTCCAAGGCCGGATATACCCATGCACTGACGATGGACTCGGACGGCCAGCACCCCGCAGAGCGCATCCCCGCGTTCATGGAGGCATCCACTCAATGCCCCCGCGCCATGGTGCTGGGTGTTCCGGTGTTCTGCCCGAGCGCACCACAACTGCGAGTGCAGGGCCGTAAGGTCTCCAACGCGTGGGCCAACCTCGAAACTCTGTGGATCGGAATCGACGACTCGTTGTGCGGCTTTCGCGTCTACCCGATCGCGCCCCTGCGCCACGTAATGTGCCGTCAGCGCTGGATGCGCCGCTTCGACTTCGACGCCGAGGCGGCCGTGCGTTTGTCTTGGCTAGGTGTTCCCGCAATAAATCTGCCGGTCCTGTTGCGTTATCTGCGTGCCGATGAGGGTGGCGTGTCACACTTCAACTACGTGCGCGACAATATGCTGCTTACGTGGATGCACGCGCGCCTGTTTTTGGAGTTCGTATTTCGGCTGCCCGTGCTGTTGATGCGACGAGTCCGTCGTACGTCACGACTGAACTCAGACGAGATGTGA
- a CDS encoding 3-oxoacyl-ACP reductase, which produces MAHPTSRTVRRALVTGGSGEIGAAICRRLAADGCEVIIHANNGMARAEALASELHSQGHTARAIAFDLADARNTAAAVDTILADGPVQVLVNNAGVHDDAVLPGMSTAQWQRVIDVSLNGFFHVTQPLMLPMIRTRWGRIVNITSVAALSGNAGQVNYAAAKGALHAATKSLALEVAKRGITVNAVAPGIIATEMSRAAFDAAAIERLVPMQRAGTPEEVADLVGFLASDQARYISGQVISINGAMY; this is translated from the coding sequence ATGGCCCATCCTACGTCCCGAACTGTACGCCGGGCACTGGTCACCGGAGGCAGCGGCGAAATTGGCGCAGCCATCTGCCGCCGTCTGGCGGCAGATGGCTGCGAAGTCATTATTCACGCCAACAACGGCATGGCCCGTGCTGAGGCGCTGGCCTCGGAATTACACAGCCAGGGCCACACCGCACGTGCCATCGCCTTCGACCTCGCCGACGCCAGGAACACCGCTGCCGCTGTCGATACCATCCTCGCAGACGGTCCGGTACAGGTGTTGGTGAACAACGCTGGGGTGCATGACGACGCTGTACTACCTGGCATGAGCACGGCACAGTGGCAGCGTGTTATAGACGTCTCATTGAACGGGTTTTTTCATGTTACCCAACCGCTGATGTTGCCAATGATCCGCACCCGCTGGGGACGTATCGTCAATATCACTTCTGTGGCCGCACTAAGCGGCAACGCCGGACAAGTCAACTACGCTGCCGCGAAGGGCGCACTGCACGCGGCGACGAAATCGCTGGCGCTGGAGGTCGCCAAACGCGGCATCACGGTTAACGCCGTCGCCCCAGGCATCATCGCCACTGAAATGAGTAGAGCCGCCTTCGACGCGGCTGCGATTGAGCGATTGGTACCGATGCAACGCGCCGGAACCCCTGAGGAGGTTGCTGACTTGGTCGGCTTTCTCGCCTCCGACCAAGCCCGATACATCAGCGGTCAAGTTATTTCCATCAACGGCGCTATGTATTGA
- a CDS encoding 3-hydroxylacyl-ACP dehydratase gives MLKPIRLDGVLLDHAWIATHIPHCGRMCLLSSVLAWDAQHIVCATSSHRDATNPLRQFGRLGTGCGIEYAAQAMAVHSALLMGETNDPVVRPGLLLSVRRTQLHVSRLDDIVSDLQVHAERTSGNGELLLYEFSVCADGRTLLDGRASILIDALTSGFS, from the coding sequence ATGCTGAAACCGATCCGACTCGACGGCGTACTATTGGATCACGCCTGGATCGCTACGCATATTCCGCATTGTGGCCGTATGTGTCTGCTCAGTTCAGTGCTGGCCTGGGATGCGCAGCACATCGTCTGCGCAACGTCCAGCCATCGCGACGCCACTAATCCGCTGCGCCAATTCGGCCGTCTCGGAACTGGGTGCGGAATTGAATATGCCGCGCAGGCAATGGCGGTGCATAGCGCGTTGCTGATGGGGGAGACCAACGATCCAGTAGTGCGTCCCGGTCTCCTCCTTAGCGTACGCCGGACGCAGTTGCATGTGTCACGCCTGGACGATATTGTTTCGGACTTGCAGGTGCATGCCGAGCGTACCAGCGGAAATGGCGAGTTGCTGCTATATGAGTTCAGTGTGTGCGCGGATGGGCGCACACTGCTGGACGGTCGCGCTTCGATCTTGATCGACGCTTTGACTTCGGGCTTTTCGTAG
- a CDS encoding 3-oxoacyl-ACP synthase codes for MNSTRNIEAYVDGIGLLGPGLVSWEQARAVLRGEAPYSPGKTVLPSPQLLQPAERRRATTVIKLTLATGLAAVAAAELNPRDLPTVFSSSGGDGPNCHEICTALASGDRLISPTRFHNSVHNVASGYWGIATGSMTPSVVLCAYDGSFAAALLEALSQVMLSRSPVLLLAYDSNYPEPLFSVRPITDSFAVALVLVPKPSPRSLARVCVYPDAIFTDAPAQTLANPDLEALRRTIPAARALPLLSTLARMESTSLALDGLPDQRLAIELSSC; via the coding sequence TTGAACTCCACGCGCAACATTGAGGCCTACGTCGACGGCATCGGATTACTCGGTCCGGGCTTGGTCAGCTGGGAGCAGGCGCGTGCTGTGCTGCGCGGAGAGGCCCCTTACTCGCCAGGAAAAACCGTTTTACCGAGCCCCCAGCTTTTGCAGCCCGCCGAACGGCGTCGCGCCACGACGGTGATTAAACTCACGCTCGCGACCGGGCTCGCCGCGGTCGCCGCCGCCGAGCTCAACCCGCGTGACCTGCCGACCGTGTTCAGCTCCTCTGGCGGTGACGGTCCGAACTGCCATGAAATTTGCACGGCGCTGGCCTCCGGCGACCGATTGATTTCGCCGACGCGGTTTCACAACTCGGTCCACAACGTGGCCTCGGGATACTGGGGCATCGCTACGGGGTCGATGACACCGTCCGTAGTGCTGTGTGCCTACGACGGAAGTTTCGCTGCTGCATTGCTGGAAGCGCTTTCCCAAGTGATGCTCAGTCGTAGCCCTGTACTATTATTGGCGTATGACTCCAACTACCCGGAACCGCTATTCAGCGTTCGGCCGATCACCGATAGCTTCGCTGTTGCCCTGGTGCTCGTACCCAAGCCTAGCCCACGTAGCTTGGCGCGTGTGTGCGTATATCCCGATGCGATCTTCACTGATGCGCCGGCACAGACGTTGGCCAATCCCGACCTGGAAGCGCTGCGCCGCACGATTCCCGCAGCGCGCGCTCTGCCGCTGCTGAGCACACTGGCACGCATGGAATCGACGAGTTTGGCGCTCGATGGTCTCCCCGACCAGCGACTGGCCATTGAACTGTCATCATGCTGA
- a CDS encoding beta-ketoacyl-[acyl-carrier-protein] synthase II: MNSYPTPLVPPMLLTHCTVASSLGAGLPAHLTALRAHVCGLAPCSFDTVDLRTWTGAVAGVDAVQLSEPLAAYDCRNNRLAELGLRQDEFVEAVESAVARYGAPRVGVFVGTSTSGILQTELAYHRLDERGALPSDFRYAETHNTFSLCAYVRARFGLRGPAAVVSSACSSSANVFASAQRLLALGAIDCALVGGVDSLCLTTLYGFKSLELLSALPCRPFDAQRSGLSLGEAAAFALLERAPRDVPNDAVVLLGVGQSSDAYHMSSPHPDGLGARLAMQRALDQAGLVAADINYINLHGTATRVNDSAEGRAVGRLFGAGVPCSSTKGATGHTLGAAGGLEAVLSVLALRHGFMPASVGTAALDPDIAEAGPLDYLLELRNAPPQRVMSNSFGFGGTNCSLILGLAGDRA; this comes from the coding sequence ATGAACTCCTACCCTACACCGTTGGTCCCTCCCATGCTGCTCACTCACTGCACTGTCGCGAGCAGCCTGGGTGCCGGACTACCAGCCCATCTAACTGCATTGCGCGCACATGTTTGCGGCTTGGCTCCCTGTTCCTTTGATACGGTGGATCTGAGGACTTGGACCGGTGCGGTCGCCGGCGTGGACGCCGTACAGCTATCGGAACCTCTCGCGGCCTACGACTGCCGCAACAACCGCTTGGCGGAATTAGGCCTACGACAGGACGAATTCGTCGAGGCCGTCGAATCGGCCGTCGCGCGTTACGGTGCGCCCCGCGTCGGCGTATTCGTCGGCACCAGCACATCCGGGATTCTTCAAACCGAGCTCGCCTACCACCGACTGGATGAGCGCGGCGCGCTGCCGTCAGATTTCCGTTACGCCGAAACCCACAACACCTTTTCGCTTTGCGCCTACGTGCGCGCACGCTTCGGTTTGCGCGGACCGGCGGCCGTCGTATCCTCAGCCTGTTCATCGAGCGCCAATGTCTTCGCCAGCGCGCAGCGCCTGTTGGCACTGGGGGCCATCGACTGTGCGCTGGTGGGCGGAGTGGACAGCTTGTGTCTGACCACGCTGTATGGCTTCAAGTCACTCGAGCTGCTTTCCGCCCTCCCCTGCCGGCCTTTCGACGCGCAGCGCAGTGGCTTGTCTTTGGGCGAAGCGGCCGCTTTTGCATTACTCGAGCGCGCGCCGCGTGATGTCCCGAACGACGCCGTGGTGTTACTGGGTGTAGGCCAATCGAGTGACGCGTATCATATGTCATCGCCGCACCCAGACGGCTTGGGCGCGCGCTTAGCCATGCAGCGTGCGCTCGACCAAGCCGGTTTGGTAGCTGCTGACATCAACTACATTAATTTGCACGGCACCGCTACGCGCGTCAACGACTCTGCAGAAGGTCGCGCGGTGGGCAGGCTGTTCGGCGCTGGCGTGCCATGCAGTTCTACCAAGGGCGCGACCGGCCACACTCTGGGTGCCGCTGGTGGACTTGAGGCGGTGCTCAGTGTGCTGGCATTGCGCCATGGCTTCATGCCCGCAAGTGTGGGTACCGCTGCGCTCGATCCGGACATAGCCGAGGCGGGCCCGCTCGACTATCTGTTGGAGCTTCGCAACGCGCCGCCGCAGCGGGTGATGAGCAATTCCTTCGGCTTCGGCGGGACCAATTGCAGCCTTATTCTAGGTCTCGCGGGAGACCGCGCTTGA
- a CDS encoding polysaccharide deacetylase family protein, whose amino-acid sequence MPAPLASPAPLPTSPWRATPLIRASLALHLLALVTVLWQPALWTWAAGAVFADHLLLTAAGLWPRSTLLGANIRCLPEGAAARGEVAITIDDGPDPAVTPAVLDLLDSYGARATFFCIGRRARAHPELARAIVERGHALENHTEHHRHNFVMLGPRAYTRELQAAQDSLTAIGGQRPQFFRAPAGLRNPFLGPVLARLNLRLTSWTRRGFDTREGVARHVLRRLLCGLRAGDILLLHDGHAARTTEGQPVILAVLPELLSALNRAGLRPVTLREALI is encoded by the coding sequence ATGCCCGCACCACTAGCTAGCCCCGCGCCGCTGCCCACTTCGCCCTGGCGGGCCACGCCCCTGATTCGTGCCTCGCTCGCGCTCCATCTGCTCGCGCTGGTCACCGTACTGTGGCAGCCTGCACTGTGGACCTGGGCGGCAGGCGCCGTATTTGCCGATCATCTGTTGCTTACCGCCGCCGGGCTGTGGCCGCGCAGCACGCTGCTGGGTGCCAACATCAGGTGCTTGCCGGAGGGCGCCGCAGCACGCGGCGAAGTGGCGATAACCATCGACGATGGTCCTGACCCCGCTGTCACACCTGCGGTGCTCGACCTACTCGACAGCTACGGCGCACGCGCCACATTTTTCTGTATCGGAAGACGCGCGCGTGCCCACCCCGAACTTGCGCGTGCTATCGTGGAGCGCGGCCATGCGCTGGAAAATCACACCGAACACCACCGGCATAATTTCGTCATGCTCGGGCCGCGCGCCTATACGCGCGAGCTCCAGGCCGCGCAGGACAGCCTTACTGCTATAGGCGGCCAGCGGCCCCAATTTTTCCGTGCGCCCGCCGGGCTGCGTAACCCGTTTCTCGGCCCGGTACTGGCCCGTTTGAATCTGCGCCTGACGAGTTGGACGCGACGCGGCTTCGACACCCGCGAAGGTGTTGCTAGACATGTTTTGCGACGCCTACTGTGTGGTCTGCGCGCCGGTGATATACTGCTCCTGCATGACGGCCACGCCGCGCGTACAACGGAAGGCCAGCCTGTTATTCTGGCTGTTCTGCCTGAACTACTCTCTGCCCTGAATCGCGCCGGACTGCGCCCAGTTACCTTGCGCGAAGCCTTGATATGA
- a CDS encoding acyl-CoA synthetase: MSAARRSTTTNPGASAQGSERTSSKSPSSEWTQNTERSNTLMLRIMTWISLRMGRRISHAVLAGIAVYFVLFTPRARRASRQYLGRALGREASWADGFRHVFAFASTIHDRIYLLNERFDLFDIRVSGQEIIDDALARGQGAFLIGAHFGSFEVLRALARQRGDLPVAMLMYEDNARRINATLNAINPMAARDIIPLGQVDSMLRLRERLDAGAVVGILGDRSLHDDATASLPFLGVPAPWPRGPLRIAALLRRPVIFMVAVYRGSNRYDVHFEALTDFSQVGLKKSAVALDAALARYVGCLQAHCLAAPYNWFNFYDFWQGAAAEAVSPEAE; the protein is encoded by the coding sequence ATGAGCGCTGCCCGCCGATCCACTACGACGAATCCCGGCGCGAGCGCCCAAGGCTCGGAGCGCACGTCAAGCAAGTCGCCCAGTTCCGAATGGACGCAAAACACGGAGCGCAGCAATACACTGATGCTGCGCATCATGACCTGGATTTCACTGCGCATGGGTCGGCGCATATCCCACGCTGTGTTAGCCGGAATCGCTGTGTACTTCGTGCTTTTCACACCCCGTGCCCGGCGCGCATCCCGACAATATCTAGGCCGTGCGCTAGGGCGCGAAGCGAGTTGGGCCGATGGATTCCGCCACGTGTTCGCTTTCGCCTCCACGATCCATGACCGCATCTATTTGCTCAATGAACGCTTTGACCTGTTTGACATCCGCGTGAGTGGTCAGGAGATCATCGATGACGCACTGGCGCGGGGCCAGGGAGCCTTTCTCATAGGCGCGCATTTCGGAAGCTTCGAAGTGCTGCGCGCCCTCGCGCGCCAGCGTGGTGATCTCCCGGTGGCGATGTTGATGTACGAGGACAACGCGCGCCGAATCAATGCGACGCTGAATGCCATCAACCCCATGGCTGCGCGCGATATCATCCCGCTCGGACAAGTCGACTCGATGTTACGCCTGCGCGAACGCCTGGACGCCGGCGCGGTGGTCGGCATCCTCGGCGACCGTTCCCTGCACGACGACGCTACCGCCTCCCTGCCTTTTCTCGGTGTACCCGCGCCGTGGCCGCGCGGCCCGCTGCGCATCGCCGCGCTGCTGCGCAGGCCGGTGATTTTCATGGTCGCCGTATATCGCGGCAGTAACCGCTACGACGTCCATTTCGAGGCCCTAACCGACTTCAGCCAGGTCGGTCTCAAGAAGAGCGCCGTAGCGCTGGACGCGGCATTGGCACGCTACGTCGGATGCCTGCAAGCGCATTGCCTCGCCGCGCCTTATAATTGGTTCAACTTCTATGATTTTTGGCAGGGCGCCGCCGCTGAAGCGGTAAGCCCCGAAGCCGAATAG
- a CDS encoding beta-hydroxyacyl-ACP dehydratase → MTELPLVSYSDPSRVFAWRKGKPVRLSDFLADVQRVAAAMPDTMHMLNLCHDRYHFTVAFAAAAISNRITLLPSTRTADTTRQIRAFAPDVFCLSEQPCDLNFPQILYPGGIGSGAQFEAQTVPMIAADRVVVYAFTSGSTGTPVPHPKNWGALTACVQSGSTRLGLNDDRRYTLIGTVPPQHMYGFESTVLLALQGGAALGAAHPFYPADVASDLAAVPAPRVFVTTPVHLSALLSSQVALPPVALILSATAPLSRSLAHEAEVRIGAPLLEIYGSTETGQIATRRTAETATWELLPGVHLQRDHLGVGQAVGGHLAQTTALHDVIEPLDSNHFLLHGRSADMVNIAGNRSSLAYLDHKLNSIPGVIDGVFYMPDDMQSSHNMRLMAFVVAPTLTHDHLLAALRERVDAVFLPRPLVLVDALPRNTTGKLPRSTLHELAKQHSACHEVADDRR, encoded by the coding sequence ATGACCGAATTGCCGCTGGTTTCATATTCCGACCCTAGCCGTGTGTTCGCATGGCGCAAGGGCAAACCGGTCCGCCTGAGCGATTTCCTTGCCGATGTGCAGCGCGTTGCGGCCGCGATGCCCGATACCATGCACATGTTGAACCTCTGCCACGATCGCTATCACTTTACTGTCGCATTTGCAGCTGCGGCCATCAGCAACCGCATCACCCTGCTGCCATCCACCCGTACCGCTGACACAACCCGGCAGATACGTGCTTTCGCTCCCGACGTATTCTGCTTGAGCGAACAACCCTGCGACCTAAATTTTCCACAGATCCTCTACCCTGGAGGGATTGGGTCTGGCGCACAATTCGAAGCGCAGACCGTACCGATGATTGCGGCGGATCGGGTGGTTGTCTATGCCTTTACATCCGGGTCCACCGGCACTCCGGTTCCACACCCCAAAAATTGGGGCGCCCTCACCGCTTGTGTGCAATCAGGCTCCACACGTCTAGGGCTGAACGACGACCGGCGTTACACCCTGATCGGAACCGTGCCCCCGCAGCACATGTATGGCTTCGAGTCGACCGTGCTACTCGCACTCCAAGGAGGCGCTGCGCTAGGCGCTGCGCATCCCTTCTACCCGGCCGACGTCGCCTCCGATTTGGCCGCAGTGCCTGCGCCGCGCGTGTTCGTGACCACGCCTGTGCATTTGAGCGCTCTGCTGTCGTCGCAAGTGGCGCTACCGCCGGTCGCGCTGATTTTGTCGGCCACCGCGCCACTGTCACGCAGCCTTGCACACGAAGCGGAAGTGCGCATTGGAGCCCCGCTCTTGGAAATCTACGGATCGACCGAAACCGGACAGATCGCCACCCGGCGTACGGCAGAAACTGCTACCTGGGAATTACTACCCGGCGTGCACTTGCAGCGCGACCATCTCGGTGTCGGCCAAGCTGTCGGCGGCCACCTTGCGCAAACCACCGCTCTGCACGATGTAATCGAGCCCCTCGATTCCAACCACTTTCTACTCCACGGCCGAAGCGCTGATATGGTGAATATCGCCGGCAACCGTAGCTCATTGGCTTATCTAGACCATAAACTCAACTCTATCCCCGGCGTGATAGATGGGGTCTTTTACATGCCCGACGACATGCAATCAAGCCACAACATGCGCCTGATGGCGTTCGTCGTCGCCCCGACACTTACCCATGATCATTTGCTTGCCGCGCTGCGTGAACGCGTCGACGCGGTATTTCTCCCGCGCCCCCTCGTGCTCGTGGACGCGTTACCGCGCAATACCACCGGGAAGCTGCCTCGCTCGACATTGCATGAGCTGGCCAAGCAACACAGCGCTTGCCATGAGGTGGCCGATGACAGACGTTGA
- a CDS encoding acyl carrier protein: MSEPTTTPADAAFLHDVAQLIVTSLNLEISPSEIQPDAPLYGDGLGLDSIDILELAMALSKRYGVQLRADGADNHRIFSSLRNLADHVAAFKT; the protein is encoded by the coding sequence ATGTCAGAACCCACCACCACACCCGCCGATGCCGCGTTCCTGCATGACGTGGCACAGCTCATCGTGACTTCGCTCAATCTTGAGATATCGCCTTCCGAAATCCAGCCCGACGCACCGCTGTACGGCGACGGTCTGGGACTGGATTCGATCGATATTCTTGAGCTCGCTATGGCCTTGTCCAAACGATACGGAGTCCAATTGCGCGCCGATGGTGCCGACAACCACCGCATTTTCAGTTCGCTGCGCAATCTGGCCGACCATGTGGCCGCGTTCAAAACCTAG
- a CDS encoding zinc/iron-chelating domain-containing protein, with protein MTTEVSILPNAKVACVNCEACCCRLEVRLITDAGVPDKYIETDKWGGERMARLEDGWCSALDRNTMTCMIYEQRPWICRDFEMGGCECISERAANL; from the coding sequence ATGACAACCGAAGTTAGTATCTTGCCCAATGCCAAGGTGGCCTGCGTAAACTGCGAGGCCTGCTGTTGTCGTTTGGAGGTAAGGCTCATTACCGATGCGGGAGTGCCCGATAAGTATATTGAGACTGATAAATGGGGCGGGGAACGCATGGCGCGGCTGGAAGACGGTTGGTGTTCTGCCTTGGACCGAAACACCATGACTTGTATGATTTACGAGCAGCGGCCATGGATTTGCCGTGATTTTGAGATGGGAGGATGCGAATGTATTAGCGAGCGAGCCGCCAATCTGTAG
- a CDS encoding sulfite reductase, translated as MTEPLDHILYRSGDSTDPEFPYAPIDWTRGAAERRAQDEGLALGSDHWDLVRALHEFFARHADRGHVRFREIHDALEERFHARGGVRFLYGLFPGGPVAQGCRIAGYEPPAGTIDRGFGSVV; from the coding sequence ATGACCGAGCCCTTGGATCATATCCTGTACCGTAGCGGTGATTCCACAGACCCCGAATTTCCCTACGCGCCCATAGATTGGACCCGCGGCGCAGCCGAGAGGCGTGCCCAGGATGAGGGGCTGGCGCTGGGCAGCGATCACTGGGATCTGGTGCGCGCCCTGCACGAGTTCTTCGCCCGCCACGCCGATCGGGGTCACGTGCGGTTCCGGGAGATCCACGACGCCCTTGAGGAGCGCTTCCACGCCCGGGGCGGCGTGCGCTTTCTCTACGGACTGTTCCCCGGCGGGCCGGTGGCCCAGGGTTGCCGGATCGCGGGCTACGAGCCGCCCGCCGGCACCATCGACCGGGGTTTCGGCAGCGTCGTTTGA